The Halomicrobium salinisoli genome contains a region encoding:
- a CDS encoding acyl-CoA dehydrogenase, with amino-acid sequence MSNFKSGSGNLDFGGDSDGSDDTDDGDETDESGAEREQPERREPEPVESTTADAERETPTERTDTTEQSTSDRGAVAASDDGPSIDEYPYFVRRNNVGDERDTRLEIHVRDEVADREAEFRNAVAEQLGTSEVSKTDAREFALLAAYEHPEKVAELMEDEGFGALE; translated from the coding sequence ATGAGCAACTTCAAATCCGGATCCGGGAACCTCGACTTCGGCGGCGATAGCGACGGGAGCGACGATACGGACGACGGCGACGAGACCGACGAATCGGGAGCCGAACGGGAGCAGCCAGAGCGACGCGAACCGGAGCCGGTCGAATCGACGACGGCCGACGCGGAGCGCGAAACCCCGACGGAGCGGACCGACACCACCGAGCAGTCCACGTCCGACCGAGGCGCAGTGGCGGCGTCGGACGACGGACCGTCGATCGACGAGTACCCGTACTTCGTCCGGCGGAACAACGTCGGCGACGAGCGGGATACCCGCCTCGAGATCCACGTCCGGGACGAGGTCGCCGACCGGGAGGCCGAGTTCCGGAACGCCGTCGCCGAGCAGCTCGGGACCAGCGAGGTCTCGAAGACGGACGCCCGGGAGTTCGCCCTGCTCGCGGCGTACGAACACCCCGAGAAGGTCGCCGAGCTGATGGAAGACGAAGGGTTCGGCGCGCTCGAGTAA
- a CDS encoding ParA family protein: MITAVVYSESGGTFKTTMTANLAVALERMGQDTLVIDLDPQEGNLTSLFDVGEHRSDPEADNLVKHVLDMPDGEFEDLIETTAEGVDVVPSHDMLGDFTSNLEQKISYETGMQNMDRDDYPRFELLYDLLWETEELHEEYDAVLIDPNARAEDLLYNAIFALRTLVAPVKPAGKGNLSLDGLEELVGNMETELDIEVGLSCVVPSGVGQTNAHRQYQKQFENTEAFDTPVTIGDRESLMDAMWEARGSAFKVVEERWKTFEKDGEMVSEPGQRRVRDREIETLRRLYELAEFVATETFDADADPVLELDIEDFEDRTVDLRERETEATTA, translated from the coding sequence ATGATAACGGCCGTGGTCTACTCGGAATCGGGCGGGACGTTCAAGACGACGATGACGGCCAACCTGGCGGTCGCACTGGAGCGGATGGGCCAGGACACGCTCGTCATCGACCTGGACCCACAGGAGGGGAACCTGACCAGCCTCTTCGACGTCGGCGAGCACCGCAGCGACCCCGAGGCCGACAACCTGGTCAAGCACGTGCTGGACATGCCCGACGGGGAGTTCGAGGACCTGATCGAGACGACCGCGGAGGGCGTCGACGTCGTCCCGAGCCACGACATGCTCGGGGACTTCACCTCGAACCTGGAGCAGAAGATCTCCTACGAGACGGGGATGCAGAACATGGACCGCGACGACTACCCGCGCTTCGAGCTGCTCTACGACCTCCTCTGGGAGACGGAGGAGCTACACGAGGAGTACGACGCCGTCCTCATCGACCCGAACGCGCGTGCGGAGGACCTGCTCTACAACGCCATCTTCGCGCTCCGGACGCTCGTCGCGCCCGTCAAGCCGGCCGGGAAGGGCAACCTGAGCCTGGACGGGCTCGAGGAGCTCGTCGGGAACATGGAGACGGAACTCGACATCGAGGTGGGCCTCTCCTGCGTCGTGCCCTCCGGCGTCGGCCAGACCAACGCCCACCGACAGTACCAGAAGCAGTTCGAGAACACCGAGGCGTTCGACACGCCGGTCACCATCGGGGACCGCGAGAGCCTCATGGACGCCATGTGGGAGGCCCGGGGCTCGGCGTTCAAGGTGGTCGAGGAGCGCTGGAAGACCTTCGAGAAGGACGGCGAGATGGTGAGCGAACCCGGGCAACGCCGCGTCCGGGACCGGGAGATCGAGACGCTGCGACGGCTGTACGAACTCGCCGAGTTCGTCGCGACCGAGACGTTCGACGCCGACGCCGACCCGGTGCTGGAACTCGACATCGAGGACTTCGAGGATCGTACTGTCGACCTGCGAGAGCGTGAAACGGAGGCAACCACCGCATGA